A single region of the Rhizophagus irregularis chromosome 27, complete sequence genome encodes:
- a CDS encoding mo25 protein, with protein sequence MSFLIFKSKQKTPHELVRIVKDAINRLDGVDKKKASEDISKNLTTMKTILYGDGESDPVPETVAQLAQEVYNNDILQLLVLNIWRFEFEAKKDVSQIFNNLLRRQIGSLTPTVDYLRNREEILFTLLKGYENPDIALNCGMILRECLRHESLTKIILYSPQFYDFFTYVEMSTFDIASDAFATFKEILTRHKTLVAEFLDTNYDTFFGSYTKLLNSNNYVTKRQSLKLLGEILLDRCNFNVMTRYIANAENLKLMMNLLRDKSRNIQFEAFHVFKIFVANPNKTKPISDILGKNRERLIQFLGNFHNDRHDDEQFNDEKLFLLKQIQELQTSK encoded by the exons ATGAGCTTTCTAATATTTAAGTCAAAGCAAAAAACACCACACGAGTTGGTGAGGATTGTTAAAGACGCCATTAATAGGCTGGATGGTGTCGATAAAAAGAAG GCAAGCGAAGACATATCGAAGAATTTGACGACTATGAAAACTATTCTTTATGGTGATGGAG aaagtgATCCTGTGCCAGAAACGGTTGCGCAATTGGCACAagaagtatataataatgatattttacaGTTATTAGTGTTGAATATCTGGAGGTTTGAATTTGAG GCAAAGAAAGATGTATCACAAATATTCAACAACCTTCTAAGAAGACAGATAGGTTCTTTGACGCCAACTGTTGATTATTTAAGGAATCGTGAGGAAATTCTATTTACTCTACTTAAAGG ATATGAGAATCCTGACATAGCTCTCAACTGCGGAATGATTCTGCGGGAATGTCTTCGACATGAATCCTTAACtaagattatattatattccCCGCAATTTTACGATTTCTTTACTTATGTAGAAATGAGCACATTTGATATTGCGAGTGATGCTTTCGCAACATTCAAG GAAATATTGACACGTCATAAAACTTTAGTAGCTGAATTTTTGGATACTAATTATGACACG TTTTTCGGATCTTATACtaaattattgaattcaaataattatgtGACCAAGCGACAATCTCTTAAA ctTCTTGGCGAAATTTTACTGGATCGTTGTAATTTTAATGTGATGACTCGATATATTGCGAATGCAGAGAATTTGAAACTTATGATGAATTTACTAAGAGATAAGAGCCGTAATATTCAATTCGAAGCTTTTCACGTGTTCAAG atattcGTGGCGAATCCAAACAAAACCAAACCTATTTCGGATATTTTGGGTAAAAATCGGGAAAggttaattcaatttttaggGAACTTCCATAATGATCGTCACG ATGATGAGCAATTTAATGATgagaaattgtttttattgaaGCAAATCCAAGAGTTACAAACTTCAAAATAG
- a CDS encoding GTPase-activating protein S23 produces MNFEEIEEQDGTRFSWNVFPASRLDATRIVVPISCLYTPLREREDLPPIYYEPVTCKAPCRAILNPYCQIDVRGKLWICPFCLQRNAFPPHYKDISNTNLPAELLPKFTTIEYTLSRASQVPPIFLFVVDTCLEDDDLKALKDSLVVSLSLLPPKALVGLITFGTMTQVHELGYSECPKSYVFRGTKEFSSKQIQEMLGLSGPGVRPAMQRTGQPGVAQNLSASRFLLPVEQCDFQLTSILEQLQRDPWPVANDKRPQRCTGVAMSVAIGLMEATYSNTGARIMLFCGGAATEGPGMVVGNELKEPIRSHHDIEKDNVKYYKKATKFYEALAKRASANGHIVDIFAGCLDQVGLLEMKSLVNSTGGFMILSDSFTTAIFKQSFQRIFNKDAQSNLQMGFNATIDVQTTREMRVCGLIGHAISANKKSASVAETEIGIANTSAWKMCGINPKTTVAVYFEVVSQHGQPLQPGSRGLIQFLTHYQHSSGQFRLRVTTVARNFAEGNSPQIAQSFDQEAAAVLMARIAVFKAEIDDGPDVLRWLDRMLIRLCQKFADYVKEDPSSFRLATNFSIYPQFMFHLRRSQFLQVFNNSPDETAFYRHVLNHEDVNNSLIMIQPTLMSYGFVQPPQPVLLDSISIKPDVILLLDTFFHILIFHGETIAQWRKAGYQDQEGYENFKELLEAPKADSEELLADRFPIPRYIVCDQHGSQARFLLSKLNPSTTHVSGSMYGTPQGQAIFTDDVSLQVFMEHLKKLAVSGST; encoded by the exons ATGAATTTTGAAGAAATCGAAGAACAAGATGGAACTCGCTTCTCTTGGAATGTGTTCCCGGCTTCCCGCTTGGATGCTACAAGAATAGTAGTTCCTATATCTTGTCTTTACACTCCACTTAGAGAGAGGGAAGATCTACCACCAATTTATTATGAACCAGTAACTTGTAAAGCTCCTTGTCGGGCAATTTTGAATCCTTACTG TCAAATTGATGTTCGCGGCAAACTTTGGATCTGTCCTTTCTGCCTTCAAAGAAACGCATTCCCTCCTCATTATAAAGATATCTCTAACACTAATCTTCCTGCCGAGTTGTTGCCTAAGTTTACTACAATTGAATATACTCTTTCCCGTGCTTCTCAAGTTCCTCCAATCTTTTTGTTTGTGGTGGATACTTGCTTAGAAGATGACGATTTGAAAGCATTGAAAGACTCTTTGGTCGTCAGCTTAAGTTTATTACCACCCAAGGCATTAGTTGGTCTTATTACGTTTGGTACTATG actCAAGTTCATGAACTTGGTTATAGTGAATGTCCAAAATCATACGTTTTCCGCGGAACTAAAGAGTTTTCATCTAAACAAATTCAAGAAATGCTTGGTTTGTCAGGACCTGGGGTGCGTCCAGCGATGCAGAGGACTGGTCAGCCTGGTGTTGCTCAAAATTTGAGTGCCAGCcg gTTTCTTTTACCAGTTGAGCAATGCGATTTTCAATTGACATCTATTTTGGAGCAACTTCAACGTGATCCTTGGCCAGTTGCCAATGATAAACGTCCACAAAGATGTACTGGTGTAGCAATGAGCGTGGCCATTGGTTTAATGGAG GCCACTTACTCGAACACTGGTGCACGTATTATGCTATTCTGCGGCGGTGCTGCAACAGAAGGTCCTGGTATGGTTGTGGgtaatgaattaaaagaaccAATTCGATCTCACCATGATATTGAGAAGGATAACGTAAAATACTATAAGAAGGCTACTaag TTTTATGAAGCTTTAGCGAAACGTGCATCAGCAAATGGTCATATTGTTGATATCTTTGCTGGATGTCTTGACCAGGTTGGATTGCTTGAGATGAAATCGCTGGTAAATTCCACTGGAGGATTTATGATTCTCTCTGATTCTTTCACAACTGCTATCTTCAAACAAAGTTTTCAGAGAATCTTTAATAAAGATGCACAAAGCAACTTACAAATGGGATTCAATGCAACTATAGATGTTCAG actACACGAGAAATGCGAGTATGTGGCTTAATTGGTCATGCTATCTcagccaataaaaaaagtgCATCAGTTGCAGAGACAGAAATTGGTATTGCCAACACATCAGCGTGGAAAATGTGTGGAATAAACCCAAAGACTACAGTGGCGGTATATTTTGAAGTAGTCAGTCAACATGGACAACCACTTCAACCTGGTTCACGTGGattgattcaatttttaacTCATTACCAACATTCTAGTGGACAATTCCGATTGCGTGTTACAACAGTTGCCAGGAACTTTGCTGAAGGAAATAGTCCACAAATTGCTCAATCTTTTGATCAAGAAGCTGCTGCTGTTCTTATGGCTCGTATTGCAGTATTCAAGGCAGAAATTGATGATGGACCAGATGTATTGAGATGGTTGGATCGCATGTTGATTCGTTTATGTCAAAAGTTTGCTGATTATGTAAAGGAAGATCCTTCATCATTTCGCCTTGCAACAAACTTCTCTATATATCCTCAATTTATGTTCCACCTTAGAAGAAGTCAATTTTTACAGGTTTTTAATAACAGCCCTGATGAAACAGCCTTCTATCG CCATGTATTAAATCATGAAGATGTAAATAATTCTCTGATCATGATTCAACCTACGCTTATGTCTTACGGTTTCGTCCAACCACCACAGCCAGTACTTTTAGATTCAATTTCTATAAAACCTGATGTTATTTTGTTACTTGATACATTTTTCCATATTCTTATTTTCCATGGTGAGACAATTGCTCAATGGAGGAAAGCAGGATATCAAGACCAAGAAGgttatgaaaatttcaaagaattACTAGAAGCACCAAAGGCCGATTCGGAG GAACTTTTGGCGGATCGATTTCCTATTCCTCGTTATATTGTCTGTGACCAACATGGCTCACAAGCTCGCTTTTTACTTTCCAAATTAAATCCTTCTACTACACATGTTTCTGGAAGCATGTATGGGACACCACAAGGACAAGCTATTTTTACCGATGATGTTAGTTTACAAGTGTTTATGGAACATTTGAAAaa aTTGGCAGTAAGCGGGtcaacataa